The Minwuia thermotolerans genome includes a window with the following:
- a CDS encoding GldG family protein: protein MTAMLNQRFINISAVVLAAALFLAVNVIADRLLGAARIDLTEHRLFTLSDGTRKLLEGLQEPVTLKLYYSRSLASNAPEVRNHAENVINMLEEYEAVADGMINLEIIDPEPFSEAEDRAVDAGLSGVPVGAAGENFYFGLVGQNMTDDQEAIGFFAPDRARFLEYDLTRTIHGLSNPDLPVLSIITSFPLEFGPGGIQAAMRGQSRAYGILRPLREFFEVRVPTPRWEELDADTDVLMLLHARDLTPKQLYSIDQFIVNGGKAVIFADPFSETAAQLPPPGGQPPSPLDTHSSIPKALFDAWGLRIDGDRLVADRGYATRVNAGQGRRAIVDYVAWLTAGPEALNQDDVVTAELQMPLLLPSIGHIEQAEDATVDLRPLVLSSQDSMLIDASEIRFRPNPQALLSAFEADDRRYVLAARLKGEVSSAFAEGPPEGVEAEHVAKSDGPVDMIVVADADMLDDRYWVQRQDMFGEEVMQPTSANASFLINALDNLTGSSELIGLRSRAEGDRPFARIEELRREAEQRYLAEAEALEAQLSETEKKLAELQSRAGEGSTELLSAEEERTIAEFQQRMLDTRRELRGVQHSLRRDIEALRSDIQLVNIALMPALVLLIAIGVAVYRRHRRRVSQQLREV, encoded by the coding sequence ATGACGGCGATGCTGAACCAGCGTTTCATCAACATCTCCGCCGTCGTCCTGGCCGCGGCGCTGTTCCTGGCGGTCAACGTCATCGCCGACCGCCTGCTGGGCGCGGCGCGCATCGACCTGACCGAACACCGGCTGTTCACCCTTTCCGACGGCACCCGGAAGCTGCTGGAAGGCCTGCAGGAGCCGGTGACGCTGAAGCTCTACTATTCGCGCTCGCTGGCTTCCAATGCCCCGGAAGTGCGCAACCACGCCGAGAACGTGATCAACATGCTGGAGGAGTACGAGGCGGTCGCCGACGGCATGATCAACCTGGAGATCATCGACCCCGAGCCCTTCTCCGAGGCCGAGGACCGCGCCGTCGACGCAGGCCTCTCGGGCGTGCCCGTGGGCGCTGCGGGCGAGAACTTCTATTTCGGCCTGGTCGGCCAGAACATGACCGACGATCAGGAGGCCATCGGCTTCTTCGCCCCCGACCGTGCGCGCTTCCTGGAATACGACCTGACCCGCACGATCCACGGCCTGTCCAACCCCGACCTGCCGGTGCTGTCGATCATCACCTCCTTCCCGCTGGAATTCGGGCCGGGCGGCATCCAGGCGGCGATGCGCGGCCAGAGCCGGGCCTATGGCATCCTGCGCCCGCTCAGGGAGTTCTTCGAGGTGCGGGTGCCGACCCCGCGCTGGGAGGAGCTGGACGCCGACACGGACGTTCTGATGCTGCTGCACGCGCGCGACCTGACCCCGAAGCAGCTCTATTCCATCGACCAGTTCATCGTGAACGGCGGCAAGGCGGTGATCTTCGCCGACCCGTTCTCGGAGACCGCGGCGCAGCTGCCGCCGCCGGGCGGCCAGCCGCCCAGCCCGCTGGACACTCATTCGTCGATTCCGAAGGCGCTGTTCGACGCCTGGGGCCTGCGCATCGACGGCGACCGCCTGGTCGCCGACCGCGGCTACGCCACCCGCGTCAATGCCGGGCAGGGCCGCCGCGCCATCGTCGACTACGTGGCCTGGCTCACCGCCGGCCCGGAAGCGCTGAATCAGGACGACGTCGTCACGGCCGAGCTGCAGATGCCGCTGCTGCTGCCCTCGATCGGCCATATCGAGCAGGCCGAGGACGCCACCGTCGACCTGCGCCCGCTGGTGCTGTCGAGCCAGGACTCGATGCTGATCGACGCCTCGGAGATCCGGTTCAGGCCGAATCCGCAGGCGCTGCTGTCGGCGTTCGAGGCCGATGACCGGCGCTACGTGCTGGCGGCCCGGCTGAAGGGCGAGGTCAGCTCCGCCTTCGCCGAAGGTCCGCCGGAGGGTGTCGAGGCCGAGCACGTGGCGAAGTCCGACGGCCCCGTCGACATGATCGTGGTCGCCGACGCGGACATGCTGGACGACCGCTACTGGGTGCAGCGCCAGGACATGTTCGGCGAGGAGGTCATGCAGCCGACCTCCGCCAACGCCAGCTTCCTGATCAACGCGCTGGACAACCTGACCGGCTCCAGCGAGCTCATCGGCCTGCGCAGCCGCGCCGAGGGCGACCGGCCCTTCGCGCGCATCGAGGAACTGCGCCGCGAGGCCGAGCAGCGCTATCTGGCCGAGGCCGAGGCGCTCGAGGCGCAGCTCTCGGAGACGGAGAAGAAGCTGGCCGAGCTGCAATCCAGGGCCGGGGAGGGTTCCACGGAGCTGCTCTCCGCCGAGGAGGAGCGGACCATCGCCGAGTTTCAGCAGCGGATGCTCGATACCAGGCGCGAACTGCGCGGCGTCCAGCACAGCCTGCGCCGCGATATCGAGGCGCTTCGCAGCGACATCCAGCTGGTCAACATCGCGCTGATGCCGGCGCTGGTGCTGCTGATCGCCATCGGCGTTGCGGTCTACCGGCGTCATCGCCGCCGCGTCAGCCAGCAACTCAGGGAGGTCTGA
- a CDS encoding ABC transporter permease subunit — translation MNALIVFRRELAGYFLTPVAYVFIVIFLLTTAAFTFYLGNFFERGQADLKSFFTHLPWLYLFLIPAIGMRLWSEERKTGTIELLLTLPISVPAAVLGKFLAAWAFTAIALALTFPLWVTVNFLGDPDNGVILAGYVGSLLMAGGYLAIASCLSATTQNQVIAFVVATVVCFAFTVSGAPLVLEFFAAWAPQSLLDLIAGFSFLVHFNSIVEGVIDLRDLVYFASLIAVWLFANWIVVEHKKQAG, via the coding sequence ATGAACGCGCTGATCGTCTTCCGCCGGGAGCTCGCCGGCTATTTCCTCACCCCCGTGGCCTATGTCTTCATCGTCATCTTCCTGCTGACGACGGCGGCCTTCACCTTCTATCTCGGCAATTTCTTCGAGCGCGGCCAGGCCGACCTGAAGTCCTTCTTCACCCATCTGCCGTGGCTCTACCTGTTCCTGATCCCGGCCATCGGCATGCGGCTGTGGTCGGAGGAGCGCAAGACCGGCACGATCGAGCTTCTGCTCACCCTGCCGATCTCGGTGCCGGCGGCGGTGCTCGGCAAGTTCCTCGCCGCCTGGGCGTTCACCGCGATCGCCCTGGCGCTGACCTTCCCGCTCTGGGTCACGGTCAATTTCCTGGGCGATCCCGATAACGGCGTCATCCTGGCCGGCTATGTCGGCAGCCTGCTGATGGCCGGCGGCTATCTCGCCATCGCCAGCTGCCTGTCGGCGACGACCCAGAACCAGGTCATCGCCTTTGTCGTCGCCACCGTGGTCTGCTTCGCCTTCACGGTCTCGGGCGCGCCGCTGGTGCTGGAGTTCTTCGCCGCCTGGGCGCCGCAGAGCCTGCTCGACCTGATCGCGGGGTTCAGTTTCCTGGTCCACTTCAATTCCATCGTCGAGGGCGTGATCGACCTGCGCGACCTGGTCTATTTCGCTTCCCTGATCGCGGTCTGGCTGTTCGCCAACTGGATCGTCGTCGAACACAAGAAGCAGGCGGGATGA
- a CDS encoding ABC transporter ATP-binding protein, translating into MLEVSDLVKRFGPFAAVDGISFRVQRGEVLGFLGPNGAGKSTTMKMITGFLGPTAGTVTVAGIDALADPIAAKRKIGYLPEGAPAYPDMTPAGYLSFIADVRGLKGAKKRERIAEIAGRIELERVMHQPIDTLSKGFKRRVGLAQALLHDPEILILDEPTDGLDPNQKHQVRDLIAELSPEKAIIISTHILEEVSAVCSRAMIIARGKVVADGTPDELMARSRFRGAVVAVIEGEGAPDFETIREDLLKLPGVAAVEQEAPGRLTALPAEGAMIADAVSGLIRARGWPMRSFHVDPGRLDEVFRSITSGREGPTEKAA; encoded by the coding sequence ATGCTAGAGGTGTCTGATCTGGTGAAGCGCTTCGGACCGTTCGCGGCGGTCGACGGGATCAGCTTCCGCGTTCAGCGCGGCGAGGTGCTGGGTTTCCTGGGTCCCAACGGCGCGGGCAAGTCCACCACGATGAAGATGATCACCGGCTTCCTCGGCCCCACCGCGGGCACGGTGACGGTGGCCGGCATCGACGCCCTGGCCGACCCCATCGCGGCGAAACGGAAGATCGGCTATCTGCCCGAGGGCGCGCCGGCCTATCCCGACATGACCCCGGCGGGCTATCTGTCGTTCATCGCCGACGTGCGCGGGCTGAAGGGCGCGAAGAAACGCGAGCGCATCGCCGAGATCGCCGGCCGCATCGAACTGGAACGGGTGATGCACCAGCCCATCGACACCCTGTCGAAGGGCTTCAAGCGCCGCGTCGGCCTGGCCCAGGCGCTGCTGCACGACCCGGAGATCCTGATTCTGGACGAGCCGACCGACGGCCTCGACCCGAACCAGAAGCACCAGGTGCGCGACCTGATCGCCGAGCTTTCGCCCGAGAAGGCCATCATCATCTCGACCCACATCCTGGAGGAGGTCTCGGCGGTCTGCAGCCGGGCCATGATCATCGCCCGCGGCAAGGTCGTGGCCGACGGCACGCCCGACGAGCTGATGGCGCGCTCGCGCTTCCGCGGCGCGGTCGTCGCCGTCATCGAGGGCGAGGGCGCGCCGGACTTCGAGACCATCCGCGAGGACCTGCTGAAGCTGCCCGGCGTCGCCGCGGTGGAGCAGGAAGCGCCGGGCCGGCTGACGGCCCTGCCGGCCGAGGGCGCGATGATCGCCGACGCCGTCTCCGGCCTGATCCGCGCGCGCGGCTGGCCGATGCGGTCCTTCCACGTCGATCCGGGCCGCCTGGACGAGGTCTTCCGCAGCATCACATCGGGGCGCGAGGGCCCCACGGAGAAGGCCGCATGA
- a CDS encoding HAD-IA family hydrolase: MGAIRALTFDTGGTILDWHGGVSAAFAEAGRKRGIERDWAAITNDYRRRSLKQMLNHGADGPAQYNIDDVHRAMLDKVIADHDLGALTGEDREAIWYRWHELKCWPDFPAALADLRTSHVVASFTILSTSLIVDTARANGLSWDAVISCEMIGIYKTRPESYRTAAKWLRLDPGECMMVACHNFDLRAAREVGFRSAFVRRPDEWGAEGPPDPEPDPDHDVIADSFPEMVEKVRAL; the protein is encoded by the coding sequence ATGGGCGCGATCAGGGCGCTGACCTTCGACACCGGCGGCACCATCCTCGACTGGCACGGCGGGGTCTCCGCGGCCTTCGCCGAGGCCGGCCGGAAGCGCGGCATCGAACGCGACTGGGCGGCGATCACCAACGACTACCGCCGCCGCTCGCTGAAGCAGATGCTGAACCACGGCGCCGACGGCCCGGCGCAGTACAACATCGACGACGTCCACCGCGCCATGCTGGACAAGGTCATCGCCGACCACGATCTGGGCGCCCTGACCGGCGAGGACCGGGAGGCGATCTGGTACCGCTGGCACGAGCTGAAATGCTGGCCCGACTTCCCCGCCGCGCTGGCCGATCTGCGGACCAGCCATGTCGTCGCCTCCTTCACCATCCTGTCGACTTCGCTGATCGTCGACACCGCCCGCGCCAACGGCCTGTCCTGGGACGCGGTGATCTCCTGCGAGATGATCGGCATCTACAAGACCCGGCCCGAGTCCTACCGCACGGCGGCGAAGTGGCTCCGGCTCGACCCCGGCGAGTGCATGATGGTGGCCTGCCACAATTTCGACCTGCGCGCGGCCCGCGAGGTGGGCTTCAGGTCGGCCTTCGTGCGCCGTCCCGACGAATGGGGCGCCGAAGGCCCGCCGGATCCGGAGCCGGACCCGGACCACGACGTCATCGCCGACAGCTTCCCCGAGATGGTGGAGAAGGTCAGGGCGTTGTAA
- the rpsI gene encoding 30S ribosomal protein S9, translating into MGTETAPEPVEPQIDAHGRAYATGKRKDAVARVWVKAGVGRITVNGREVETYFARPVLRQVIQQPFQITGRDGQFDVYVTVAGGGLSGQAGAVRHGISKALTRFEPELRAVLKKNGFLTRDSRTVERKKYGKAKARRSFQFSKR; encoded by the coding sequence ATGGGCACCGAGACTGCGCCGGAACCCGTCGAGCCGCAGATCGACGCGCACGGCCGCGCCTACGCCACCGGCAAGCGCAAGGACGCGGTGGCCCGCGTCTGGGTCAAGGCCGGTGTCGGCCGCATCACCGTCAACGGCCGCGAGGTGGAAACCTATTTCGCCCGTCCGGTGCTGCGCCAGGTCATCCAGCAGCCCTTCCAGATCACCGGCCGGGACGGCCAGTTCGACGTCTACGTCACCGTCGCCGGCGGCGGCCTGTCGGGCCAGGCGGGCGCGGTGCGCCACGGCATCTCCAAGGCGCTGACGCGCTTCGAGCCGGAACTGCGCGCGGTGCTGAAGAAGAACGGCTTCCTCACCCGCGACAGCCGCACGGTGGAGCGCAAGAAGTACGGCAAGGCCAAGGCCCGCCGCTCCTTCCAGTTCTCCAAGCGCTAG
- the rplM gene encoding 50S ribosomal protein L13, with protein sequence MKTFSATPATIEKKWILIDAEDVVLGRLAAFAANRLRGKHKPGYTPHMDDGDNVIIVNAGKVKLTGYKRDDKVYYWHTGYPGGIKSRTARDILEGDHPERVVEKAIQRMIPKGPLGRQQFKNLRVYAGAEHPHEGQQPEVIDFKSLNHKNAR encoded by the coding sequence ATGAAAACCTTTTCCGCCACGCCGGCGACGATCGAGAAGAAGTGGATTCTGATCGACGCCGAGGACGTGGTCCTCGGCCGGCTCGCCGCCTTCGCCGCCAACCGCCTGCGCGGCAAGCACAAGCCCGGCTACACCCCGCACATGGACGACGGCGACAACGTCATCATCGTCAATGCGGGCAAGGTCAAGCTGACCGGCTACAAGCGCGACGACAAGGTCTACTACTGGCACACCGGCTATCCGGGCGGCATCAAGAGCCGCACCGCCCGCGACATCCTGGAGGGCGATCATCCCGAGCGCGTCGTCGAGAAGGCGATCCAGCGGATGATCCCGAAGGGCCCGCTCGGCCGCCAGCAGTTCAAGAACCTGCGCGTCTACGCCGGCGCCGAGCACCCCCATGAGGGCCAGCAGCCCGAAGTCATCGACTTCAAGTCCCTCAACCACAAGAATGCGAGGTAG
- a CDS encoding enoyl-CoA hydratase-related protein, whose protein sequence is MDYEQIIYETADGVAVVTMNRPDRMNAMTPVMNGELRHAMLAASDDPAVRAIVLTGAGRGFCAGADVARLSNTAAGGGREAEPLPVAGTIANGLDLPEGFAKKYAWLTTVPKPVIAAVNGAAVGVGLVMALYADIRICSAQAKLGTAFAKRGLVAEYGLAWLLPRVVGPSRALDLLYSARLVEGAEAERMGLVDRAVAPEAVLDEAKAYARMLADDVSPRSTRVIKDLVWRSLIQDMDQAQDQSQTEMEAALKSDDFREGIAAWQEKRQPKFRGA, encoded by the coding sequence GTGGACTACGAACAGATCATCTACGAGACGGCGGACGGCGTGGCGGTCGTGACCATGAACCGGCCGGACCGCATGAACGCCATGACCCCGGTGATGAACGGGGAGCTGCGTCACGCCATGCTGGCCGCGAGCGACGATCCGGCGGTGAGGGCCATCGTGCTGACCGGCGCGGGCCGCGGCTTCTGCGCCGGCGCGGACGTCGCCCGGCTGTCCAACACCGCCGCTGGCGGCGGGCGGGAGGCCGAGCCCCTGCCCGTCGCGGGCACCATCGCGAACGGCCTCGACCTGCCGGAAGGCTTCGCGAAGAAATACGCTTGGCTGACCACCGTGCCCAAGCCGGTGATCGCGGCGGTGAACGGCGCCGCGGTCGGCGTCGGCCTGGTCATGGCGCTCTATGCCGACATCCGCATCTGCTCGGCGCAGGCCAAGCTCGGCACCGCCTTCGCAAAGCGCGGACTGGTCGCCGAGTACGGCCTGGCCTGGCTGCTGCCGCGCGTGGTCGGGCCGTCGCGGGCGCTGGACCTGCTCTACTCGGCGCGGCTGGTGGAGGGCGCGGAGGCCGAGCGCATGGGCCTGGTCGACCGCGCCGTGGCGCCGGAAGCGGTGCTGGACGAGGCGAAGGCCTATGCCCGCATGCTGGCCGATGACGTCTCGCCCAGGTCCACGCGGGTGATCAAGGATCTGGTCTGGCGCTCCCTGATCCAGGACATGGACCAAGCCCAGGACCAGTCGCAGACGGAGATGGAGGCGGCGCTGAAATCGGACGACTTCCGCGAAGGCATCGCCGCCTGGCAGGAAAAGCGCCAGCCGAAGTTCCGGGGCGCCTGA
- a CDS encoding acyl-CoA dehydrogenase family protein, with protein sequence MDLSPTEKEQAFREEVRGWLAANLPADIADKVKRGLMVAKPDMLRWHAILREKGWLAPNWPKAAGGAGFSIMERHIFDMECRLAHAPPAMAFNFHMIGPALIAFGTDAQKAHYLPKILSDAHWWCQGYSEPGAGSDLAGVSTRAVRDGDEYVVTGSKIWTSAADVADMIFCLVRTDPDAKKQEGISFLLMDMTAPGVEVKPLIALNGRRLWNIVTFDEVRVPAANLLGRENEGWTVAKKLLGDERLFVSRVSENTRILSIVKEVCAAESSEGRPLLEDPDFALTIADLESRLKALEMTSLRILAEADAGGRVGAEPSMTKLLGSHMVQDLDEVLYRAIGYYGAPDHSGFLFRGENQLPVGPDYAVGITSGQLHHRGFTIAGGTSEVQRGVLAKAVLGL encoded by the coding sequence ATGGACCTTTCGCCGACGGAGAAGGAACAGGCCTTCCGCGAGGAGGTGCGCGGCTGGCTGGCGGCGAACCTGCCCGCCGACATCGCCGACAAGGTCAAGCGCGGCCTGATGGTGGCGAAGCCGGACATGCTGCGCTGGCACGCCATCCTGCGGGAGAAGGGCTGGCTGGCCCCCAACTGGCCGAAGGCGGCGGGCGGCGCCGGCTTCTCCATCATGGAACGCCACATCTTCGACATGGAATGCCGCCTGGCCCACGCGCCGCCGGCCATGGCCTTCAACTTCCACATGATCGGGCCGGCGCTGATCGCCTTCGGCACCGACGCGCAGAAGGCGCATTACCTGCCGAAGATCCTCTCGGACGCGCACTGGTGGTGCCAGGGCTATTCCGAGCCCGGCGCGGGCTCCGACCTGGCCGGCGTGTCGACCCGGGCGGTGCGCGACGGCGACGAGTACGTCGTCACCGGCTCCAAGATCTGGACCAGCGCGGCGGACGTCGCCGACATGATCTTCTGCCTGGTCCGCACGGACCCGGACGCGAAGAAGCAGGAGGGTATCTCCTTCCTGCTGATGGACATGACCGCGCCCGGCGTCGAGGTGAAGCCGCTGATCGCGCTGAACGGCCGGCGGCTGTGGAACATCGTCACCTTCGACGAGGTGCGGGTGCCGGCGGCCAACCTGCTGGGCCGGGAGAACGAAGGCTGGACCGTGGCCAAGAAGCTGCTGGGCGACGAGCGGCTGTTCGTCTCCCGCGTGTCCGAGAACACGCGCATCCTCTCCATCGTCAAGGAAGTCTGCGCCGCCGAATCCTCGGAGGGCCGGCCGCTGCTGGAGGACCCGGACTTCGCGCTCACGATCGCCGATCTGGAGAGCCGTCTCAAGGCGCTGGAGATGACCTCGCTGCGCATCCTGGCCGAGGCCGATGCGGGCGGGCGGGTTGGCGCCGAGCCCTCCATGACGAAACTGCTGGGCAGCCACATGGTCCAGGACCTGGACGAGGTGCTCTACCGCGCCATCGGCTATTACGGCGCGCCGGATCATTCCGGCTTCCTGTTCCGCGGCGAGAACCAGTTGCCCGTGGGCCCGGATTACGCCGTCGGCATCACCTCGGGCCAGCTCCATCACCGCGGCTTCACCATCGCGGGCGGCACCTCGGAAGTGCAGCGCGGCGTCCTCGCCAAGGCGGTGCTGGGGCTGTAG
- a CDS encoding enoyl-CoA hydratase/isomerase family protein, with protein sequence MSDSEGAARVGYEVRGRVAVITMNRAPVNAVDFPMIDAIHDRMREADADRGVGAIVLASAVEGMFCGGMDLKMIRGAGGLGMRDFLNRFYLDTLDLQAKLAKPTIAAVNGPARGAGMTLSITCDVIVCAESASLGYPEIDVGVLPAIHFAHLPAVIGRHRAFELLFTGETFTPAEAKAMGLVNQVVPDAELMDSAMALAGTFAAKSPTVMRLGRQAFWRAQDLDYRRNVAAQVEMMCALAETDDFEEGLAAFAEKRKPDWGR encoded by the coding sequence ATGAGCGACAGCGAAGGCGCGGCCCGCGTCGGCTACGAGGTGCGCGGCCGCGTGGCGGTCATCACCATGAACCGCGCGCCGGTGAACGCGGTCGACTTCCCCATGATCGACGCCATCCACGACCGGATGCGCGAAGCGGACGCCGACCGCGGCGTCGGCGCCATCGTGCTGGCCAGCGCGGTCGAGGGCATGTTCTGCGGCGGCATGGACCTGAAGATGATCCGCGGCGCCGGCGGCCTCGGCATGCGCGACTTCCTCAACCGCTTCTATCTCGACACGCTGGACCTGCAGGCGAAGCTCGCCAAGCCGACCATCGCCGCCGTCAACGGCCCGGCGCGCGGCGCGGGGATGACGCTCTCCATCACCTGCGACGTCATCGTCTGCGCCGAAAGCGCGAGCCTGGGCTATCCGGAGATCGATGTCGGCGTGCTGCCGGCCATCCACTTCGCCCACCTGCCGGCGGTGATCGGCCGCCACCGCGCCTTCGAGCTGCTGTTCACCGGGGAAACCTTCACCCCCGCCGAGGCGAAGGCGATGGGGCTGGTCAACCAGGTGGTCCCGGACGCCGAACTGATGGACAGCGCCATGGCGCTGGCGGGGACGTTCGCCGCCAAGTCACCGACGGTGATGCGCCTGGGCCGGCAGGCCTTCTGGCGGGCGCAGGACCTTGACTACCGGCGCAACGTCGCCGCCCAGGTGGAGATGATGTGCGCGCTGGCGGAGACCGACGACTTCGAGGAAGGCCTCGCCGCCTTCGCCGAGAAGCGCAAGCCGGACTGGGGGCGGTGA
- a CDS encoding phosphoserine transaminase produces the protein MQKPERRPAAPEFSSGPCAKRPGWSAEALADAALGRSHRASIGKQKLKEVIDRSKAILGMPEDWRLGIVPGSDTGAVEMALWSLLGPRPVDVLAWESFGSGWVTDVIKQLKLKGARTLEADYGALPDLSEVDWSRDVVFTWNGTTSGVCVPGADWIPADRAGLAICDATSAAFAMPLDWSKLDVVTWSWQKVLGGEAAHGMLALSPRAVERLESHTPPWPMPKVFRLTKSGKINEGVFKGETINTPSMLAVEDALDALKWAESIGGLDGLIGRTRANLDAMADWAGRTDWVDFLAKDPASRSSTSVCLAITDDWFAAQPADVQKDIPKRMATLLEKEGVAYDINGYRDAPPGLRIWCGATVETGDVRALCPWLDWAYATVKADISG, from the coding sequence ATGCAGAAACCGGAAAGGCGTCCGGCGGCGCCTGAATTCTCGTCCGGTCCGTGCGCCAAGCGCCCGGGCTGGTCCGCCGAAGCCCTGGCCGACGCTGCGCTCGGCCGCTCTCACCGCGCATCCATCGGCAAGCAGAAGCTGAAAGAGGTCATCGACCGCTCGAAGGCGATCCTCGGCATGCCCGAGGACTGGCGCCTCGGCATCGTGCCCGGCTCCGACACCGGCGCCGTGGAAATGGCGCTGTGGTCCCTGCTGGGCCCGCGCCCCGTCGACGTCCTGGCCTGGGAGAGCTTCGGCTCCGGCTGGGTCACCGACGTGATCAAGCAGCTGAAACTGAAGGGCGCCCGCACGCTGGAGGCGGACTACGGCGCGCTGCCCGACCTCTCCGAAGTCGACTGGAGCCGCGACGTCGTCTTCACCTGGAACGGCACCACGTCGGGCGTCTGCGTGCCCGGCGCGGACTGGATCCCCGCCGACCGCGCCGGCCTGGCGATCTGCGACGCCACCTCGGCGGCCTTCGCCATGCCGCTCGACTGGTCGAAACTCGACGTCGTCACCTGGTCCTGGCAGAAGGTGCTGGGCGGCGAGGCCGCGCACGGGATGCTCGCGCTGTCGCCGCGCGCCGTCGAACGGCTGGAGAGCCACACCCCGCCCTGGCCGATGCCCAAGGTCTTCCGCCTGACCAAGTCCGGCAAGATCAACGAGGGCGTCTTCAAGGGCGAGACCATCAACACGCCCTCCATGCTGGCCGTCGAGGACGCGCTGGACGCCCTGAAATGGGCCGAGAGCATCGGCGGACTGGACGGCCTGATCGGCCGCACCCGCGCCAATCTCGACGCCATGGCCGATTGGGCCGGGCGGACGGACTGGGTCGACTTCCTGGCGAAGGACCCGGCCAGCCGCTCCTCCACCTCGGTCTGCCTGGCGATCACCGACGACTGGTTCGCCGCGCAGCCGGCCGACGTGCAGAAGGACATCCCGAAGCGGATGGCCACGCTGCTGGAGAAGGAGGGCGTCGCCTACGACATCAACGGCTACCGCGACGCGCCGCCCGGCCTCCGGATCTGGTGCGGCGCCACGGTCGAGACCGGCGACGTCAGGGCGCTCTGTCCCTGGCTCGACTGGGCCTACGCCACCGTCAAGGCCGACATCTCCGGCTGA